A single genomic interval of Heteronotia binoei isolate CCM8104 ecotype False Entrance Well chromosome 11, APGP_CSIRO_Hbin_v1, whole genome shotgun sequence harbors:
- the CLTCL1 gene encoding clathrin heavy chain 2 isoform X3, producing MAQILPIRFQEHFQLQNLGINPANIGFSTLTMESDKFICIREKVGEQAQVVIIDMSDPTTPIRRPISAESAIMNPASKVIALKAGKTLQIFNIEMKSKMKAHTMAEEVIFWKWISVNTVALVTETAVYHWSMEGESLPQKMFDRHASLAGCQIINYRTDENQKWLLLIGISAQQNRVVGAMQLYSVDRKVSQPIEGHAAAFAEFKIEGNAKPSTLFCFAVRSPAGGKLHIIEVGQPATGNQPFVKKAVDVFFPPEAQTDFPVAMQIGTKHGVIYLITKYGYIHMYDLESGVCIYMNRISADTIFVTAPHEPTSGIIGVNKKGQVLSVCVEEDNIVNYATNVLQNPDLGLRMAIRSNLAGAEELFARKFNTLFAQGNYAEAAKVAASAPKGILRTSDTIRKFQSVPAQPGQASPLLQYFGILLDQGQLNKFESLELCRPVLQQGRKQLIEKWLKEDKLECSEELGDLVKTADPTLALSVYLRANVPNKVIQCFAETGQFQKIVLYAKKVGYTPDWIFLLRSVMRVSPDQGLQFAQMLVQDEEPLANINQIVDVFMENSLIQQCTSFLLDALKNNRPAEGHLQTRLLEMNLIHAPQVADAILGNQMFTHYDRAHIAQLCEKAGLLQRALEHYTDLYDIKRAVVHTHLLNPEWLVNFFGSLSVEDSVECLRAMLSANIRQNLQLCVQVASKYHEQLGTQSLVELFESFKSYEGLFYFLGSIVNFSQDPDVHFKYIQAACKTGQIKEVERICRESNCYNPERVKNFLKEAKLTDQLPLIIVCDRFDFVHDLVLYLYRNNLQKYIEIYVQKVNPSRIPAVVGGLLDVDCSEDVIKNLIMVVRGQFSTDELVAEVEKRNRLKLLLPWLESRIHEGCEEPATHNALAKIYIDSNNNPERFLRENPFYDSCVVGKYCEKRDPHLACVAYERGQCDLELIKVCNENSLFKSEARYLVRRKDPELWVNVLEENNPFRRPLIDQVVQTALSETQDPEEVSVTVKAFMTADLPNELIELLEKIVLDNSVFSEHRNLQNLLILTAIKADRTRVMEYINRLDNYDAPDIANIAISNELFEEAFAIFRKFDVNTSAIQVLIEHIGNLDRAYEFAERCNEPAVWSQLARAQLQKDLVKEAIDSYIKADDPSAYMEVVQAANRNNNWEDLVKFLQMARKKARESYVETELIFALAKTNRLSELEEFVSGPNNAHIQQVGDRCYDEGMYDAAKLLYNNVSNFARLASTLVHLGEYQAAVDSARKANSTRTWKEVCFACVDGKEFRLAQICGLHIVIHADELEELISYYQDRGYFEELIALLEAALGLERAHMGMFTELAILYSKYKPQKMREHLELFWSRVNIPKVLRAAEQAHLWGELVFLYDKYEEYDNAIITMMNHPTDAWKEGQFKDIIAKVANVELYYKALQFYLDYKPLLINDLLLVLSPRLDHTRTVSFFSKVDQLPLVKPYLRSVQNHNNKGVNEALNNLLTEEEDYQGLRASIDAYDNFDNITLAQRLEKHELIEFRRIAAYLYKGNNRWKQSVELCKKDRLYKDAMQYAAESKDPELAEKLLQWFLEEDKKECFAASLFTCYDLLHPDVVLELAWRHNIMDFAMPYFIQVMREYLTKVDGLFNKVDKLDASESLRKEEEQVTEPTPIVFAKKKLVSP from the exons CAGGGAAAACACTTCAGATCTTTAACATTGAGATGAAAAGTAAAATGAAAGCTCACACAATGGCAGAGGAAGTGATCTTCTGGAAGTGGATATCTGTGAATACCGTTGCCTTAGTGACAGAGACTGCAGTCTATCACTGGAGCATGGAGGGAGAATCGCTCCCTCAAAAGATGTTCGACAGACATGCCAGTCTTGCAGGCTGCCAAATAATCAACTACAGAACAGATGAAAATCAGAAGTGGTTACTCCTAATAGGAATCTCTGCCCAG CAAAATCGTGTGGTTGGTGCTATGCAGCTGTATTCAGTGGACAGAAAAGTTTCCCAACCTATAGAGGGTCATGCAGCAGCATTCGCAGAGTTCAAAATAGAAGGAAATGCCAAGCCATCCACTCTCTTCTGTTTTGCTGTGCGAAGCCCTGCAGGAGGCAAG CTGCATATAATTGAAGTAGGCCAACCTGCTACTGGAAACCAGCCCTTTGTCAAGAAAGCTGTTGATGTATTTTTCCCTCCTGAAGCTCAAACAGACTTCCCAGTAGCAATGCAG ATCGGAACAAAGCACGGTGTAATCTATCTAATTACAAAATATGGCTACATTCATATGTACGACTTGGAATCTGGTGTATGCATCTACATGAACCGTATTAGTGCAGACACAATCTTTGTAACTGCACCTCATGAGCCTACCTCAGGAATTATTGGTGTGAACAAAAAAGGACAG GTACTTTCTGTTTGTGTTGAAGAGGACAACATTGTGAACTATGCCACCAATGTTCTCCAGAACCCAGACTTGGGTTTGCGGATGGCCATTCGAAGTAACTTGGCTGGAGCAGAAGAACTCTTCGCTAGAAAATTCAATACTCTTTTTGCACAGGGAAACTATGCAGAAGCAGCCAAAGTGGCAGCATCTGCACCAAAG GGAATCTTGCGGACAAGCGATACCATCAGGAAGTTTCAGAGCGTGCCAGCTCAACCTGGGCAAGCTTCTCCTTTGCTACAGTACTTTGGAATCCTTCTTGATCAAGGACAGCTTAACAAATTTGAGTCTCTGGAACTCTGCCGTCCCGTTCTTCAGCAAGGCCGCAAACAACTTATAGAGAAATGGCTAAAGGAAGATAAG CTGGAATGCTCAGAGGAGCTTGGAGACCTAGTCAAGACAGCTGACCCAACTCTTGCCCTTAGTGTTTATCTCCGTGCGAATGTACCAAACAAAGTAATCCAGTGTTTTGCAGAGACTGGTCAATTCCAGAAAATTGTTCTTTATGCCAAAAAG GTTGGCTATACACCAGATTGGATTTTCCTGTTGAGAAGTGTAATGAGGGTCAGCCCAGATCAGGGCCTTCAGTTTGCCCAGATGTTGGTACAGGATGAAGAGCCACTGGCCAACATTAACCAG ATTGTAGATGTATTCATGGAGAATAGCTTAATTCAGCAGTGTACCTCCTTCTTGTTGGATGCTCTGAAAAATAACCGTCCTGCTGAAGGGCACCTTCAGACCCGTCTGCTTGAGATGAACCTTATTCATGCTCCACAG GTTGCGGATGCCATTCTGGGAAATCAGATGTTTACACACTACGATCGTGCCCACATTGCTCAGCTTTGTGAGAAGGCAGGCTTGTTACAGAGGGCCCTGGAACACTACACTGATCTTTACGACATAAAACGTGCTGTTGTTCACACCCATCTATTGAACCCAGAG TGGCTTGTGAACTTCTTTGGCTCTCTGTCAGTTGAAGATTCTGTGGAGTGCTTACGTGCCATGCTGTCAGCCAACATCCGACAAAATCTGCAGCTGTGTGTGCAAGTAGCTTCAAAATACCACGAACAGTTGGGCACCCAGTCTCTTGTGGAGCTCTTTGAATCTTTTAAAAGTTATGAAG GCTTATTTTATTTTCTTGGCTCAATTGTAAACTTCAGTCAAGACCCAGATGTTCACTTCAAATATATTCAGGCTGCCTGCAAGACCGGCCAAATCAAAGAGGTAGAAAGAATCTGCCGGGAAAGCAATTGCTATAATCCTGAAAGGGTGAAAAACTTCTTGAAG GAAGCCAAGCTCACAGACCAGCTTCCACTCATAATTGTTTGTGATAGATTTGACTTTGTTCATGATTTAGTTCTGTATCTGTATCGGAACAACCTACAGAAATACATCGAGATCTATGTTCAAAAG GTAAACCCAAGCCGTATTCCTGCAGTGGTTGGAGGGCTTCTGGATGTGGATTGTTCTGAAGATGTCATTAAGAATTTGATCATGGTGGTAAGGGGCCAATTCTCAACAGATGAACTGGTGGCTGAAGTAGAGAAAAGAAATAG GCTTAAGTTGCTGCTCCCATGGCTTGAGTCGCGAATTCATGAAGGCTGCGAAGAACCCGCCACACACAATGCACTGGCCAAAATCTACATTGACAGCAACAATAACCCAGAGCGCTTCCTGCGTGAGAATCCCTTCTATGACAGCTGTGTTGTAGGCAAATACTGCGAGAAGAGGGACCCCCACTTGGCCTGTGTTGCTTATGAGAGGGGACAGTGTGACCTTGAGCTCATAAAG GTTTGCAATGAGAACTCCTTGTTCAAGAGCGAAGCACGATATCTGGTGCGCAGAAAAGATCCAGAGCTGTGGGTAAATGTTTTAGAAGAAAACAATCCGTTCAGAAGACCACTCATTGATCAG GTTGTCCAAACAGCCTTATCAGAGACCCAGGATCCTGAGGAAGTTTCTGTGACCGTCAAAGCTTTCATGACTGCGGACCTGCCCAATGAGCTCATTGAATTGCTTGAGAAGATTGTTTTGGATAACTCTGTCTTCAGTGAGCACAG GAACCTCCAGAATCTGCTGATCTTGACAGCCATTAAAGCAGATCGTACACGTGTGATGGAATACATCAATCGTCTGGACAACTACGATGCCCCTGATATTGCAAACATTGCAATTAGCAATGAGCTGTTTGAAGAAGCTTTTGCTATCTTCAGGAAATTTGATGTGAATACGTCTGCAATTCAG GTGTTGATTGAGCACATTGGCAATCTAGACCGTGCATATGAATTTGCGGAGAGATGTAATGAACCAGCTGTTTGGAGCCAGCTGGCCAGAGCACAGCTTCAGAAGGACTTGGTTAAGGAAGCTATAGATTCTTACATCAAAGCCGATGATCCTTCTGCCTACATGGAAGTTGTCCAGGCAGCCAACAGAAACA ATAACTGGGAGGATCTGGTGAAATTCCTGCAAATGGCTAGAAAGAAAGCCAGAGAATCTTACGTTGAGACTGAACTTATTTTTGCCTTGGCAAAAACAAATAGGCTCTCGGAGCTAGAAGAATTTGTCAGTGGCCCCAACAATGCTCACATACAACAG GTTGGAGATCGCTGCTATGATGAGGGAATGTATGATGCAGCAAAGCTTCTCTACAACAATGTGTCTAATTTTGCCCGCTTGGCATCAACGCTAGTGCATCTTGGGGAGTACCAAGCAGCAGTGGATAGTGCCCGCAAAGCAAACAGCACCAGAACGTGGAAAGAG GTGTGCTTTGCCTGTGTAGATGGAAAGGAGTTCCGGCTTGCACAGATCTGTGGCTTGCACATAGTAATCCACGCTGACGAGCTGGAAGAGCTGATTAGCTATTACCAG GACCGTGGTTACTTTGAAGAGTTGATTGCCCTCCTAGAAGCAGCTCTGGGCTTGGAGCGTGCTCACATGGGGATGTTCACTGAACTTGCCATTTTGTACTCTAAATACAAACCACAGAAGATGAGAGAACATCTGGAACTGTTCTGGTCCAGAGTCAATATTCCAAAG GTGCTTCGGGCTGCAGAACAAGCGCACCTCTGGGGAGAGCTGGTCTTCCTTTACGACAAGTATGAAGAATACGACAATGCAATAATTACAATGATGAACCATCCTACAGATGCATGGAAGGAAGGACAGTTCAAAGATATAATTGCAAAG GTGGCCAACGTGGAGCTATATTACAAAGCTCTGCAGTTTTACTTGGATTATAAACCATTGTTGATCAATGATCTCCTGCTGGTATTGTCTCCACGGCTAGATCACACCAGGACAGTCAGCTTTTTCTCCAAG GTTGACCAATTGCCCCTAGTAAAACCTTACTTGCGTTCAGTCCAGAACCACAATAACAAAGGCGTTAATGAGGCCCTGAACAATCTTCTAACAGAGGAGGAAGACTATCAG GGCTTGAGAGCATCCATCGATGCTTATGATAACTTTGACAACATCACTCTAGCTCAGCGTTTGGAGAAGCACGAGCTGATTGAATTCAGGCGTATTGCAGCTTATTTGTATAAAGGCAATAATAGATGGAAACAGAGTGTGGAGCTCTGCAAGAAGGATCGTCTTTATAAG GATGCCATGCAATATGCTGCAGAGTCCAAAGATCCTGAGCTGGCAGAGAAACTGCTGCAGTGGTTTTTGGAAGAAGACAAAAAGGAGTGCTTTGCAGCTTCTCTCTTCACCTGTTATGACTTGTTGCATCCAGATGTGGTTCTTGAGCTGGCATGGAGGCACAACATTATGGACTTTGCGATGCCTTATTTCATCCAGGTGATGAGGGAGTACCTTACCAAA GTTGATGGGCTGTTTAATAAG
- the CLTCL1 gene encoding clathrin heavy chain 2 isoform X6, which yields MAQILPIRFQEHFQLQNLGINPANIGFSTLTMESDKFICIREKVGEQAQVVIIDMSDPTTPIRRPISAESAIMNPASKVIALKAGKTLQIFNIEMKSKMKAHTMAEEVIFWKWISVNTVALVTETAVYHWSMEGESLPQKMFDRHASLAGCQIINYRTDENQKWLLLIGISAQQNRVVGAMQLYSVDRKVSQPIEGHAAAFAEFKIEGNAKPSTLFCFAVRSPAGGKLHIIEVGQPATGNQPFVKKAVDVFFPPEAQTDFPVAMQIGTKHGVIYLITKYGYIHMYDLESGVCIYMNRISADTIFVTAPHEPTSGIIGVNKKGQVLSVCVEEDNIVNYATNVLQNPDLGLRMAIRSNLAGAEELFARKFNTLFAQGNYAEAAKVAASAPKGILRTSDTIRKFQSVPAQPGQASPLLQYFGILLDQGQLNKFESLELCRPVLQQGRKQLIEKWLKEDKLECSEELGDLVKTADPTLALSVYLRANVPNKVIQCFAETGQFQKIVLYAKKVGYTPDWIFLLRSVMRVSPDQGLQFAQMLVQDEEPLANINQIVDVFMENSLIQQCTSFLLDALKNNRPAEGHLQTRLLEMNLIHAPQVADAILGNQMFTHYDRAHIAQLCEKAGLLQRALEHYTDLYDIKRAVVHTHLLNPEWLVNFFGSLSVEDSVECLRAMLSANIRQNLQLCVQVASKYHEQLGTQSLVELFESFKSYEGLFYFLGSIVNFSQDPDVHFKYIQAACKTGQIKEVERICRESNCYNPERVKNFLKEAKLTDQLPLIIVCDRFDFVHDLVLYLYRNNLQKYIEIYVQKVNPSRIPAVVGGLLDVDCSEDVIKNLIMVVRGQFSTDELVAEVEKRNRLKLLLPWLESRIHEGCEEPATHNALAKIYIDSNNNPERFLRENPFYDSCVVGKYCEKRDPHLACVAYERGQCDLELIKVCNENSLFKSEARYLVRRKDPELWVNVLEENNPFRRPLIDQVVQTALSETQDPEEVSVTVKAFMTADLPNELIELLEKIVLDNSVFSEHRNLQNLLILTAIKADRTRVMEYINRLDNYDAPDIANIAISNELFEEAFAIFRKFDVNTSAIQVLIEHIGNLDRAYEFAERCNEPAVWSQLARAQLQKDLVKEAIDSYIKADDPSAYMEVVQAANRNNNWEDLVKFLQMARKKARESYVETELIFALAKTNRLSELEEFVSGPNNAHIQQVGDRCYDEGMYDAAKLLYNNVSNFARLASTLVHLGEYQAAVDSARKANSTRTWKEVCFACVDGKEFRLAQICGLHIVIHADELEELISYYQDRGYFEELIALLEAALGLERAHMGMFTELAILYSKYKPQKMREHLELFWSRVNIPKVLRAAEQAHLWGELVFLYDKYEEYDNAIITMMNHPTDAWKEGQFKDIIAKVANVELYYKALQFYLDYKPLLINDLLLVLSPRLDHTRTVSFFSKVDQLPLVKPYLRSVQNHNNKGVNEALNNLLTEEEDYQGLRASIDAYDNFDNITLAQRLEKHELIEFRRIAAYLYKGNNRWKQSVELCKKDRLYKDAMQYAAESKDPELAEKLLQWFLEEDKKECFAASLFTCYDLLHPDVVLELAWRHNIMDFAMPYFIQVMREYLTKASS from the exons CAGGGAAAACACTTCAGATCTTTAACATTGAGATGAAAAGTAAAATGAAAGCTCACACAATGGCAGAGGAAGTGATCTTCTGGAAGTGGATATCTGTGAATACCGTTGCCTTAGTGACAGAGACTGCAGTCTATCACTGGAGCATGGAGGGAGAATCGCTCCCTCAAAAGATGTTCGACAGACATGCCAGTCTTGCAGGCTGCCAAATAATCAACTACAGAACAGATGAAAATCAGAAGTGGTTACTCCTAATAGGAATCTCTGCCCAG CAAAATCGTGTGGTTGGTGCTATGCAGCTGTATTCAGTGGACAGAAAAGTTTCCCAACCTATAGAGGGTCATGCAGCAGCATTCGCAGAGTTCAAAATAGAAGGAAATGCCAAGCCATCCACTCTCTTCTGTTTTGCTGTGCGAAGCCCTGCAGGAGGCAAG CTGCATATAATTGAAGTAGGCCAACCTGCTACTGGAAACCAGCCCTTTGTCAAGAAAGCTGTTGATGTATTTTTCCCTCCTGAAGCTCAAACAGACTTCCCAGTAGCAATGCAG ATCGGAACAAAGCACGGTGTAATCTATCTAATTACAAAATATGGCTACATTCATATGTACGACTTGGAATCTGGTGTATGCATCTACATGAACCGTATTAGTGCAGACACAATCTTTGTAACTGCACCTCATGAGCCTACCTCAGGAATTATTGGTGTGAACAAAAAAGGACAG GTACTTTCTGTTTGTGTTGAAGAGGACAACATTGTGAACTATGCCACCAATGTTCTCCAGAACCCAGACTTGGGTTTGCGGATGGCCATTCGAAGTAACTTGGCTGGAGCAGAAGAACTCTTCGCTAGAAAATTCAATACTCTTTTTGCACAGGGAAACTATGCAGAAGCAGCCAAAGTGGCAGCATCTGCACCAAAG GGAATCTTGCGGACAAGCGATACCATCAGGAAGTTTCAGAGCGTGCCAGCTCAACCTGGGCAAGCTTCTCCTTTGCTACAGTACTTTGGAATCCTTCTTGATCAAGGACAGCTTAACAAATTTGAGTCTCTGGAACTCTGCCGTCCCGTTCTTCAGCAAGGCCGCAAACAACTTATAGAGAAATGGCTAAAGGAAGATAAG CTGGAATGCTCAGAGGAGCTTGGAGACCTAGTCAAGACAGCTGACCCAACTCTTGCCCTTAGTGTTTATCTCCGTGCGAATGTACCAAACAAAGTAATCCAGTGTTTTGCAGAGACTGGTCAATTCCAGAAAATTGTTCTTTATGCCAAAAAG GTTGGCTATACACCAGATTGGATTTTCCTGTTGAGAAGTGTAATGAGGGTCAGCCCAGATCAGGGCCTTCAGTTTGCCCAGATGTTGGTACAGGATGAAGAGCCACTGGCCAACATTAACCAG ATTGTAGATGTATTCATGGAGAATAGCTTAATTCAGCAGTGTACCTCCTTCTTGTTGGATGCTCTGAAAAATAACCGTCCTGCTGAAGGGCACCTTCAGACCCGTCTGCTTGAGATGAACCTTATTCATGCTCCACAG GTTGCGGATGCCATTCTGGGAAATCAGATGTTTACACACTACGATCGTGCCCACATTGCTCAGCTTTGTGAGAAGGCAGGCTTGTTACAGAGGGCCCTGGAACACTACACTGATCTTTACGACATAAAACGTGCTGTTGTTCACACCCATCTATTGAACCCAGAG TGGCTTGTGAACTTCTTTGGCTCTCTGTCAGTTGAAGATTCTGTGGAGTGCTTACGTGCCATGCTGTCAGCCAACATCCGACAAAATCTGCAGCTGTGTGTGCAAGTAGCTTCAAAATACCACGAACAGTTGGGCACCCAGTCTCTTGTGGAGCTCTTTGAATCTTTTAAAAGTTATGAAG GCTTATTTTATTTTCTTGGCTCAATTGTAAACTTCAGTCAAGACCCAGATGTTCACTTCAAATATATTCAGGCTGCCTGCAAGACCGGCCAAATCAAAGAGGTAGAAAGAATCTGCCGGGAAAGCAATTGCTATAATCCTGAAAGGGTGAAAAACTTCTTGAAG GAAGCCAAGCTCACAGACCAGCTTCCACTCATAATTGTTTGTGATAGATTTGACTTTGTTCATGATTTAGTTCTGTATCTGTATCGGAACAACCTACAGAAATACATCGAGATCTATGTTCAAAAG GTAAACCCAAGCCGTATTCCTGCAGTGGTTGGAGGGCTTCTGGATGTGGATTGTTCTGAAGATGTCATTAAGAATTTGATCATGGTGGTAAGGGGCCAATTCTCAACAGATGAACTGGTGGCTGAAGTAGAGAAAAGAAATAG GCTTAAGTTGCTGCTCCCATGGCTTGAGTCGCGAATTCATGAAGGCTGCGAAGAACCCGCCACACACAATGCACTGGCCAAAATCTACATTGACAGCAACAATAACCCAGAGCGCTTCCTGCGTGAGAATCCCTTCTATGACAGCTGTGTTGTAGGCAAATACTGCGAGAAGAGGGACCCCCACTTGGCCTGTGTTGCTTATGAGAGGGGACAGTGTGACCTTGAGCTCATAAAG GTTTGCAATGAGAACTCCTTGTTCAAGAGCGAAGCACGATATCTGGTGCGCAGAAAAGATCCAGAGCTGTGGGTAAATGTTTTAGAAGAAAACAATCCGTTCAGAAGACCACTCATTGATCAG GTTGTCCAAACAGCCTTATCAGAGACCCAGGATCCTGAGGAAGTTTCTGTGACCGTCAAAGCTTTCATGACTGCGGACCTGCCCAATGAGCTCATTGAATTGCTTGAGAAGATTGTTTTGGATAACTCTGTCTTCAGTGAGCACAG GAACCTCCAGAATCTGCTGATCTTGACAGCCATTAAAGCAGATCGTACACGTGTGATGGAATACATCAATCGTCTGGACAACTACGATGCCCCTGATATTGCAAACATTGCAATTAGCAATGAGCTGTTTGAAGAAGCTTTTGCTATCTTCAGGAAATTTGATGTGAATACGTCTGCAATTCAG GTGTTGATTGAGCACATTGGCAATCTAGACCGTGCATATGAATTTGCGGAGAGATGTAATGAACCAGCTGTTTGGAGCCAGCTGGCCAGAGCACAGCTTCAGAAGGACTTGGTTAAGGAAGCTATAGATTCTTACATCAAAGCCGATGATCCTTCTGCCTACATGGAAGTTGTCCAGGCAGCCAACAGAAACA ATAACTGGGAGGATCTGGTGAAATTCCTGCAAATGGCTAGAAAGAAAGCCAGAGAATCTTACGTTGAGACTGAACTTATTTTTGCCTTGGCAAAAACAAATAGGCTCTCGGAGCTAGAAGAATTTGTCAGTGGCCCCAACAATGCTCACATACAACAG GTTGGAGATCGCTGCTATGATGAGGGAATGTATGATGCAGCAAAGCTTCTCTACAACAATGTGTCTAATTTTGCCCGCTTGGCATCAACGCTAGTGCATCTTGGGGAGTACCAAGCAGCAGTGGATAGTGCCCGCAAAGCAAACAGCACCAGAACGTGGAAAGAG GTGTGCTTTGCCTGTGTAGATGGAAAGGAGTTCCGGCTTGCACAGATCTGTGGCTTGCACATAGTAATCCACGCTGACGAGCTGGAAGAGCTGATTAGCTATTACCAG GACCGTGGTTACTTTGAAGAGTTGATTGCCCTCCTAGAAGCAGCTCTGGGCTTGGAGCGTGCTCACATGGGGATGTTCACTGAACTTGCCATTTTGTACTCTAAATACAAACCACAGAAGATGAGAGAACATCTGGAACTGTTCTGGTCCAGAGTCAATATTCCAAAG GTGCTTCGGGCTGCAGAACAAGCGCACCTCTGGGGAGAGCTGGTCTTCCTTTACGACAAGTATGAAGAATACGACAATGCAATAATTACAATGATGAACCATCCTACAGATGCATGGAAGGAAGGACAGTTCAAAGATATAATTGCAAAG GTGGCCAACGTGGAGCTATATTACAAAGCTCTGCAGTTTTACTTGGATTATAAACCATTGTTGATCAATGATCTCCTGCTGGTATTGTCTCCACGGCTAGATCACACCAGGACAGTCAGCTTTTTCTCCAAG GTTGACCAATTGCCCCTAGTAAAACCTTACTTGCGTTCAGTCCAGAACCACAATAACAAAGGCGTTAATGAGGCCCTGAACAATCTTCTAACAGAGGAGGAAGACTATCAG GGCTTGAGAGCATCCATCGATGCTTATGATAACTTTGACAACATCACTCTAGCTCAGCGTTTGGAGAAGCACGAGCTGATTGAATTCAGGCGTATTGCAGCTTATTTGTATAAAGGCAATAATAGATGGAAACAGAGTGTGGAGCTCTGCAAGAAGGATCGTCTTTATAAG GATGCCATGCAATATGCTGCAGAGTCCAAAGATCCTGAGCTGGCAGAGAAACTGCTGCAGTGGTTTTTGGAAGAAGACAAAAAGGAGTGCTTTGCAGCTTCTCTCTTCACCTGTTATGACTTGTTGCATCCAGATGTGGTTCTTGAGCTGGCATGGAGGCACAACATTATGGACTTTGCGATGCCTTATTTCATCCAGGTGATGAGGGAGTACCTTACCAAA